Genomic segment of Polycladomyces abyssicola:
AAACCATAAGAGTGAAAAAAGGAACTAGGACACTGGTAACAGGTGTCCATTCCTTTTTCGTTAGATTTGTTTTAAATAAATGAAAAAGTTGAACAAAGCGTGCGACAATTGTGGGGCAAGTCACTAAAATATACTCTAGTCGAAAAAAATAGACGATAGCTATATACAACGGTCAAAATGGTGAAATATATTGTTACAAAAAACCGGCTCCTGCACGTACAGGGAGCCGGTTCATTCGTGTTTATATTATTTTAAAATTTTTCAAGTTCACGATGCGTCCACTCCTACCGCATCGGAAGGAGAGGAGCCATCATGCTTGCCGACTTGCGGATGATTAGGATGGAATTCGTTTTCACTTTTGGCCACGACGATCGTGGCGATGCCGTTTCCGATCATGTTGACGATTGCCCGCGCTTCAGACATGAAGCGGTCTACACCGAGCAACAGGGCCAATCCCTCCAAGGGAATCGCATGTGTGGCACTCAGCGTGGAGGCCAGCACGATAAACCCGCCGCCCGTTACTGTCGCCGCTCCTTTTGAAGTCAGCATCAGGATGGCGAGAATCGTCAGCTCCTGCGTCAAGCTCAGATCTACGCCGCTCACCTGGGCCAGGAACACGACGGCCATGGTCAGATAGATCGATGTACCGTCCAAGTTGAAGGCATATCCTGTCGGCAGAACCAAGCCGACCACCGATTTGGAACAACCGTATTCTTCCATCCGCTTCATCATGCGGGGCAAAACGGATTCGGACGAGGAGGTCCCCAGCACGATGAGCAATTCTTCTTTGATAAATTTGAGGTAGTTCCACAGACTGAACCCGTACATCCGGCAAATCAGATTCAAGACAACGAACACGAACAGGAACATGGTGATGTAGACGGCCAGCATCAGTTTTCCAAGCGGAATGAGGGAGGACAGGCCGTATTTTCCGATCGTGTAGGACATCGCTCCAAAGGCGCCAAGCGGAGCTACTCGCATGATGATGTTGACGATTTTGAAAAACACTTTGGAGATCTGGTCCAACAGATCGATCAGCGGTTTCCCGAAATTGCCGAGCGTAGCCAAAGCAAACCCGAACAGTACGGAGAAGAAGACTACCTGCAAGGTGTCGCCTTTGGCAAAGGCATCCACGATGTTGGAGGGAACGATATGAACCAGGAAGTCAACCAGATTCATTTTCTTCCCTTCACTGACATATTGAGAAACTTGATCCTGACCTTGACTCGGGTCCAGATGAACTCCCATGCCCGGTTTCACCACATTGGCAACAATGAGGCCGATGACCAAAGCGATGGTGGTTACGATCTCAAAGTAGAGGAGCGCTTTTCCGCCGACTCTCCCCACCTTTTTCATATCGCCCATTTTGGCAATCCCGACAACGATGGTCAGGAAGACGATCGGGGCGATCACCATCTTTACCATGTTGATGAAAACGTCTCCAATTGGTTTCATGGCTTTGGCCGTATCAGGAGCCAAAGTACCCAAAATGATTCCGAGCGTAATGGCGGTCAGCACTTGAAAGGTCAGATTGGTGACCAATCTTTTCATCCAGGTTAACCTCCTTTGCTGTATCGGGCATCCTATTACTGGAAAATATCTTACTATCATACAGGTCTGAAAATGGTAATCGCTTTCATCATTGAATATACCAATGTTTCTTGTATTGTGTCTATCATGTTACGTGAAAATGGATATTTCGTGAATCATGCGAAAGTAAGAAAATTATTTTGTAACTAAAATAAGTAAAAAAGCACCCGATTTCTTAACGGGTGCGATATCACGTTTTCAAGTATGGAGCGATCCGAGCGGTATGGTCTTTATTCACATCGTACCGATAGACTGGACGACCGCCCGTTCCATAAACCGGTTCAACCGACAAGAAGCCGATTTCCGTCAAGAACCTCAGGTATTTCCGGGCGGACACGCGAGAAATGCCGATGACTTGGGCCAGTTCTTCCGTCGTAAATCCTTTTTTCAAGGTATCAATCGACTCCACCACGCGTTGCAGTGTCTCCTGTGTCAAACCTTTCGGGAGCTTGGCGGGGGCTGAGTGTGTTTGATCTGGATAAAGCAACAGTTTGTCCAGCTCCTCTTGGCTCCACTCGTTCTGTTCTTGAATCAGTTCCTGTTCTTTTTGATAGGTTTGTAATGCGGTTTTCAACCGTTCGAACGTAAAGGGCTTGATCAAGTAATCGACCGCTCCGAGCCGGAGAGCCCGTTTGATGTTTTGAATGTCATTGGCTGCGGAAATGACGATTACATCAACACTTTTTCCTTCCTTGCGGATCTCTGTCAACAACTGCAACCCATTTTTTCCCGGCATGAAAATATCCAATAATACCAGATCCACGGATTCGTTTCGCAGAAACTCCCAGGCTTCCGTGACATTGGATGCAATTCCGATGCAATGGAATCCCGGTATGGATGTCAGATAACGACGGTTGATTTCTGCCACCATCGGATCGTCTTCCACGATTAACACCTGACATGCCATTCACTCCTTGTCTTCATACGGCAAGTGAACCGTCACGATTGTACCTTCGGGGTCGGATGTCATGGACAAACGCCCTCCCAACCTGTCAATGCTTTGTCGCACCAAATACAATCCGTATCCACGATCTCTCCCTTTGGTCGAAAAGCCTTTCTCAAAAACTTTCTCATGCAGCTCTTTCGGGATGCCTTGTCCGCTGTCTCTTACGGTCAGGGAAAGTACGCCGCTGTCAAATGAGAGAGAAACAGCAATCTCTTTCTTTTGACTTTCTTCCACTGCATCGATCGCGTTATCAATCAAATTCCCGAAAATCGTAATCAACTCTTCCGTCAGTTCCGGTCTCAGTGACGGCCACACAGGCCCTCCCTGAATGTGCAGATTGACACCGCGTTCCCTGGCGTAGCTGAGTTTGCTCAACAAAAATCCCGCGAGGACGGGATCTTTGACCAGCCGGGCTACGGATCCGATCTCCATTTGATAATGGTTGGTAATTTGCTGGATGTACGACGATAATTTCTCAAATTCCCCGATCTGAACCATACCCAGTACGACATGCAGCTGGTTCATAAATTCGTGAGTTTTCACGCGAAGTGCTTCTGCGTACAGTTTTACGCCTGTCAGTTGTTCAGCCAAATGCTTCAATTCGGTTTTGTCCCGGAAAGTGGCGATGGCTCCGACCACTTCTTGACCGACTTTGACCGGGATTCGGTTGACCACCATAGTCATGCCGTTTAAAGAATGTTCCTGATCGTACTCCGGGTTCCCACTTTCCAACACGTGCATCAGACGGGAAGTGGGCAGGTAGTCTTCAATGCTCTTTCCTATGGGTTTTTCATCGATCCCTGCGCGTTGGAATATGCGAATCGCCTCTGAATTGGCCACGACGATTCGTCCTTCCCGGTTCACTGCCAGGATCCCATCGCGGTGAACTGGCTTCTGGCAAAGCCAGCTGTAGCCACAGTCATTACTGGTGCAAAAAACAAAGAGCAAGTGATTCAAAATGTAGCCGCTGCAGAATGGAAACTTGAATCTGAAGATGTCATCGCGTTGGATAAAATGACTGATATCTAATGGGGGATAGAAAAAAGTCAGGGATAAAATAAACTCCAAGGAACAAAAGTGCCTGTCAATACAGTGATAGCTGGATCA
This window contains:
- a CDS encoding dicarboxylate/amino acid:cation symporter, with product MKRLVTNLTFQVLTAITLGIILGTLAPDTAKAMKPIGDVFINMVKMVIAPIVFLTIVVGIAKMGDMKKVGRVGGKALLYFEIVTTIALVIGLIVANVVKPGMGVHLDPSQGQDQVSQYVSEGKKMNLVDFLVHIVPSNIVDAFAKGDTLQVVFFSVLFGFALATLGNFGKPLIDLLDQISKVFFKIVNIIMRVAPLGAFGAMSYTIGKYGLSSLIPLGKLMLAVYITMFLFVFVVLNLICRMYGFSLWNYLKFIKEELLIVLGTSSSESVLPRMMKRMEEYGCSKSVVGLVLPTGYAFNLDGTSIYLTMAVVFLAQVSGVDLSLTQELTILAILMLTSKGAATVTGGGFIVLASTLSATHAIPLEGLALLLGVDRFMSEARAIVNMIGNGIATIVVAKSENEFHPNHPQVGKHDGSSPSDAVGVDAS
- a CDS encoding response regulator, which translates into the protein MACQVLIVEDDPMVAEINRRYLTSIPGFHCIGIASNVTEAWEFLRNESVDLVLLDIFMPGKNGLQLLTEIRKEGKSVDVIVISAANDIQNIKRALRLGAVDYLIKPFTFERLKTALQTYQKEQELIQEQNEWSQEELDKLLLYPDQTHSAPAKLPKGLTQETLQRVVESIDTLKKGFTTEELAQVIGISRVSARKYLRFLTEIGFLSVEPVYGTGGRPVYRYDVNKDHTARIAPYLKT
- a CDS encoding ATP-binding protein → MLFVFCTSNDCGYSWLCQKPVHRDGILAVNREGRIVVANSEAIRIFQRAGIDEKPIGKSIEDYLPTSRLMHVLESGNPEYDQEHSLNGMTMVVNRIPVKVGQEVVGAIATFRDKTELKHLAEQLTGVKLYAEALRVKTHEFMNQLHVVLGMVQIGEFEKLSSYIQQITNHYQMEIGSVARLVKDPVLAGFLLSKLSYARERGVNLHIQGGPVWPSLRPELTEELITIFGNLIDNAIDAVEESQKKEIAVSLSFDSGVLSLTVRDSGQGIPKELHEKVFEKGFSTKGRDRGYGLYLVRQSIDRLGGRLSMTSDPEGTIVTVHLPYEDKE
- a CDS encoding aldo/keto reductase translates to MNWLLAKPAVATVITGAKNKEQVIQNVAAAEWKLESEDVIALDKMTDI